The genomic stretch TGTCGTGCTTGACCTGCTTCTTCAGCGTCGGCGGGCTGCTCAGCTGGATCCGCTCACCGTCGACGATGGCGCGCGAGTAGCCGGAGGCCGCGAGCTCCTGGAAGAGGTCGACGAACTCGCCCTTCTTCTTCGACACGATCGGCGCGAGCACCTGGAAGCGGGTGCCGCTCTCCTGCGTCATCAGCTGGTCGGCGATCTGCTGCACGCTCTGCTTGCTGATCACTTCACCGCAGACGGGGCAGTGCGGGATGCCGATGCGCGCCCAGAGCAGACGCATGTAGTCGTAGACCTCGGTGATGGTGCCCACCGTGGACCGCGGGTTGCGGTTCGTCGACTTCTGGTCGATCGACACCGCCGGCGACAGGCCCTCGATGAAGTCGACGTCGGGGCGGTCGACCTGGCCGAGGAACTGCCGGGCGTACGCCGACAGGGACTCGACGTAGCGCCGCTGGCCCTCGGCGAAGATCGTGTCGAACGCCAGCGAGGACTTGCCCGAGCCGGACAGCCCGGTGAACACGACGAGCGAGTCACGTGGGATCTCGAGGTCGACGTCCCGGAGGTTGTGGACGCGCGCGCCACGGACGCTGAGCGTCGACGTGTCGTGCGGGGCCGTCCCGCCGGGCAGGTGCAGGTCCGACGGCTCGTCGAAGTCGTCCGGGCCGGACGTGGCGGTTCCGCGGTCAGAGGTGATGGTCATCGCAGACGATTCTACGAAGCCGGTCCGACAAACGCCCGCCGAGTCGGCTCAGTCGAGTGCGTCCAGAGCGAACGTGACGCCGGAGGCACGCTCGCTGGCGGTCCAGAGCCGCGCCGCCTCGAGCCGGTCGTGCGCCCGCGGTTCCGCCGGCACCACCGTTGCGCGTCCGCGGAGCTGGAACCAGCCGTCCGGCCCCCAGTACTCGCCGGAGCGGACGTCGTCGGCGACCGAGGCGTGCACGAGCGGGACCGCGCCGGCGTCCTTCCCCTGTGCGATCAACCGCTGACCGGGCCCGATCCACGACGGGTCGGACCGCGACGGTTCGGATTGCGACCGCTCGGAGCGCGATGGCTGGGGACGCGACTGCGCTCCCGCCGCCTGGGTCAGCGAGTCGAGCGCGAGCCCCGGGTGCGCGACGACGCTCGACACCGCGGACCCGGCGTCCGCCAGACGCTGGGCGAGCTCGAACCCGAACAGCATCACCGCGAGCTTGCTCCGCGCGTACTGCCGGTAGCCGTTGTAGTACCCCGCGCCGAGCGGGTCGTGGCGATCGAGGGTCGCCCAGCGGTGGGAGATCGAGCCGAGGTGGACGATCCGCCCACCGGTGGCCTGCAGCATCGGCAGCACCAGGCCGGTCCAGGCGAAGTGGCCGAGGTGGTTCGTGCCGATCTGCAGCTCGTGGCCCTGCGCGGTGGACTGCCGCTCGCGCGACCCGACCACCCCGGCGTTGTTGAGGACGGCGTGCACGGGCCCCATCGTGGCCAGGGTGTCGGCCGCCGCACGGACCGAGTCGAGGTCGGCCAGGTCGAGGTGGACGTGCTCGAGCACCGCGTCGGGGACCGCGGAGCGGATGCGGCGCTCGGCTGCCACGGCCTTCTCGGGGTTGCGGGTCGCCAGGACCACCCGGTGCCCGGCTGCGGCGAGCTGCTGGGCGGCCTGGTACCCGAGACCGGCGCTGGCGCCCGTGACGACGACGGTCCGCCGACCGGCACCGGTGCCGGTGCCGGGGTCAGACCACATGGCCGGCCGACTCCATCTGCCGCAGGGCCTTCTTCAGGTCCTGCACCTCGTCACGCAGTCGGGCCGCGAGCTCGAACTTCAGTTCGGCCGCCGCCTGCAGCATCTGGTCGTTGAGGTCGGCGATCGTGGCCTCGAGCTGCGTCGCGCCCTCGCCGGCGATGCCCTCGCGGCGGAGCGACGGCGTCGGTGCGCGGCGGCCGTCACGGACACCGCCCCCGCGGCGCTCGAGGAGCTCGCGGGTGTCGTCGCTCTCGCGGTTGAGGACCTCGGTGATGTCGGCGATCTTCTTGCGCAGCGGCTGCGGGTCGATGCCGTGCTCGAGGTTGTACGCCACCTGCTTCTCGCGGCGGCGATCGGTCTCCTCGATGGCCTGCTTCATGGAGTCGGTCATCTTGTCGGCGTACATCAAGACCTGACCCGACACGTTGCGCGCGGCACGACCGATCGTCTGGATGAGCGAGGTCGACGACCGGAGGAAGCCTTCCTTGTCGGCGTCGAGGATCGCGACGAGCGAGACCTCCGGCAGGTCGAGGCCCTCACGCAGCAGGTTGATGCCGATGAGCACGTCGTAGACGCCCTGGCGCAGCTCGGTGAGCAGCTCCACGCGCTTCAGGGTGTCGACGTCCGAGTGCAGGTAGCGCACCCGGACCCCGGCGTTGCCGAGGAAGTCGGTGAGCTCTTCGGCCATGCGCTTGGTCAGTGTGGTGACGAGCACGCGCTCGTTCTTCTCGGAGCGCTGCTTGATCTCCTCGAGCAGGTCGTCGATCTGGCCGTCGCTCGGCTTGATGATGATCTCGGGGTCGATGAGGCCCGTCGGGCGGATGATCTGCTCGACGACGCTGTCCGTGATGCCGAGCTCGTACTTGCCGGGCGTCGCCGACAGGAAGACCTTCTGCCCGACGCGGTCGAGGAACTCCTCCCACTTCAGCGGGCGGTTGTCCATCGCGCTCGGCAGCCGGAAGCCGTGCTCCACCAGGGTGCGCTTCCGGGAGGCGTCGCCCTCGTACATCGCACCGATCTGCGGCACCGTGACGTGCGACTCGTCGATGACCAGGAGGAAGTCCTCCGGGAAGTAGTCGATGAGGCAGTGCGGGGCTTCGCCGGGGCCGCGGCCCTCCATGTGGCGGGAGTAGTTCTCGATGCCCGAGCAGAACCCGATCTGCTCCATCATCTCGATGTCGAAGGTGGTGCGCATCCGGAGCCGCTGGGCCTCGAGCAGCTTGCCCTGGCCCTCGAGCTCGGCGAGCCGCTCGGCCAGCTCGTGCTTGATCGAGGTGATCGCCCGGTGCATGACGTCGGTGTCCGCGACGTAGTGGGACGCCGGGAAGATCGAGACGGCGGGCAGGTCGTCGATGACGTTGCCGGTCAGCGGGTGCAGCGAGGACAGCGCTTCGATCTCGTCACCGAACATCTCGATGCGGATCGCGTGCTCTTCGTACATCGGGATGATCTCGAGCGTGTCGCCGCGGACCCGGAAGGTGCCGCGGGCGAAGTCGACGTCGTTGCGCTGGTACTGCATGCTGACGAACTTCCGCACGAGCTGGTCGCGGGAGATGTTCTGCCCGATGTGCAGCGCGACCGAGGCGTTCATGTACTGCTCGGGCGTGCCGAGGCCGTAGATGCAGGACACGGTCGACACCACGACGGTGTCACGGCGGCTGAGCAGGGAGTTCGTCGTCGAGTGCCGCAGACGCTCGACCTCGGCGTTGACGGACGAGTCCTTCTCGATGAAGGTGTCCGTCTGCGGGACGTAGGCCTCGGGCTGGTAGTAGTCGTAGTACGAGACGAAGTACTCGATGGCGTTGTTCGGCATCAGGCCGCGGAACTCGTTGGCGAGCTGCGCCGCCAGCGTCTTGTTGTGCGCGAGCACCAGCGTCGGCCGCTGCACCTGTTCGATCAGCCACGCGGTGGTCGCCGACTTGCCGGTACCGGTCGCACCGAGCAGCACGACGTCGGTCTCACCCGCGTTGATGCGCCCGGCGAGTTCGGCGATGGCCGCGGGCTGGTCCCCACTCGGCATGTACTCGCTGATGACCTCGAACGGTCGGATGGCACGCGTGGGCTCTACGGCAACTCCCATGGAGCCAACAGTAGGCGCGGCCGCTGACATCGGAGTGCTCTGCTCGCCCTCGGCGTACTGTCACCCGATAGCGGACGCAGAGACACCTGATCGGCACCGGTCGTAGCCTCCGAGCCGTTCAGCAACCCGACCGAAGAGGCCCCATGACCACGGCCCCCGCTGCAGCACGAGCGACGGGCACCCCGTTCCGCGGACGCATCCGCGGGCGGGTGCTCCTGGTCCTCTGCTGCATGTACGCCATCTCGTACATCGACCGTACGAACATCTCGACCGCCCTCCCCTACATCACCGACGAGTTCGGCCTCAGCGACACCGACGCCGGGTTCATCGTCTCGGCGTTCGCACTGCCGTACGCCCTGCTGCAGGTGTTCGGCGGCACCATCAGCGAACGCTTCGGCCCGCGCCGCGCACTGTTCGTCATCACCGTCGTCTGGGGTGTCGCGACGCTCTGGACCGGACTGGCCACGGGCTTCTGGACGCTCTTCGCGGCGCGGCTGCTGCTCGGCCTCAGCGAGGCCGCGGCGTTCCCGTCCGCCACCCAGGCGATGAGCCGCTGGATCCCCCGCGACCGCAACGGCTTCGCACAGGGTGTGGTCCACTCCGCCGCGCGGCTCGGCAACGCCCTCGCACCGCTCGTCGTCGCCTACTTCATCGCGATCAGCGGCTGGCGCCTGGCGTTCTTCGCCACCGCCGTGCTCTCCGTGGCCTGGGGCATCACCTGGTTCGTCCTGTTCCGCGACCGCCCCGAGGACGCCCGCGGGATCACGAAGGCCGAACTCGCCGAACTGCCACCAGTCGAGACCCGCGCCACCCGCCCGCCGGTGCCGTGGCGCGCCCTGGCGAGGCAGGTCCTGCCGGTGTCCTTCGTCGACTTCGGGTACGGGTGGACCCTCTGGGTGTTCCTCACGTGGATCCCGACGTTCCTCAGCGACCAGTACGACCTCGAGATCAGCGCCTTCGCCTGGTTCACGACCGCCGTCCTCCTGGCCGGGGTCGTCGGCGACACGGTCGGCGGGCTGCTCAGCGACCGGATCATCCACCGCGGTGGCGACCCGCGGCACGCACGACGCCTGGTCCTGGTGATCGGGCTCGGTGGGTCGCTGGTCTGCCTGCTCCCGCTCGTCGTCGTCGGGCAGAGCCTGACCGTCGCGACCGTGTCACTCGCCCTGTCGTTCTTCTTCCTCGAGCTCTGCAACGCGAACCTGTGGGCGATCCCGATGGACGTCGCCCCGCAGTGGTCCGGCACGGCGTCCGGGTTCATGAACACCGGGTTCGGCGTCGCCGGTGTCGTCTCCCCCATCGTGTTCGGCGTCCTCATCGACGCCTCCGGGTGGCAGCTGCCGTTCGGGATCTCGTGCGCGCTGCTCGCGGGTGCCGCGGTGGTCGCGTGGGTGATGAAGCCGCAGCGCCTCACCGTGACCGACGGCGTGCTCGAGGTGGGCGTCCCCGCGGTCGAGCGCGACGCCACGCAGTAGCGTCCGGCGGTCACCGATCCGTCCGACGCGGGGCGGGCCTCCAGTCCGGGAGGCGCGCCCCACGTCGGTCCGCACCGACCGTCGTCAGGCGCGCACCCGCCGCGCCCGCGACGGCCGACCGGTCAGCGGCACGCTGAGCGGCGTCCAGCGGAACGCCTCCGTCACCGCGACCGACAGCACGAGCACGAGCACGTACGTGACGAGCGTCAGCCACGGCTTCGGCACCGCCGACTCGAGCCAGCTGTCGCCGTACAGCAGGACCCAGATCATGAACGGGTGGCTGAGGAAGATGCCGAACGACCGGTCCGAGCCGTAGTCGACGACCCGCGCCAGGGCGGAGCCGGCCCGGCGGCGGTCCGCCCAGGCCGCACCGATCGCCAGGAACCCGACGAAGACGGCGGTGCTCCAGAGCACCTGCACGGGCTGCAGCGGGGTGCCGGCGGCGTACAGCGACTGGCCGAGGCCGACCTGCAGCCACCACACGCCGAGCGTGAGCGCCCCGGTGCCCGCGAAGGCCCAGAGGACGGCGCGGCGGTGCTCGCGGATGAAGCGGAGGAACGGGTCCGCGTGGTCTGCGGCCACCGCCCCGGAGACGATGAAGAACACGTACGAGAAGAAGAACTGCTTCTGGTACCCGTGCAGCCAGTCGATCGAGTGCGGCCAGTACTTGTAGGCGGCGAACACGGCGAGCTGCAGCAGGAACGCGACGACCAGCACCGTGACGTGGTGCCGCCGGGTGACCCGGACCAGCCAGATGATCACCGGCAGCAGCAGGTACACCTGCATCGTCACGAGCAGGAAGTAGAGGTGGTACCAGGACGTCCCGGTGACGATCCCCTCGGCGGCGGTCGTGACCAGCGCCGGCACGTCTCCCCGGGTCGACGAGCTGGCCAGCCAGGACGCGGCGACGTACACGAACGACCACGCCAGGTAGGGCACGCCGACGAGCAGGAACCGGCGCGGCCAGAACTGCGTGAGCGGGCGCGGTCGGAGTGACCAGCTGTAGACGAGCACGAACGCCGTGAGCGAGAAGAACACCAGCCGGGTGAAGTGCAGCAGCCCGAGCAGGGCGTTCAGCGGGACGTCGTCGGCGGCGATGGTGTGGCTCGTGGTGTGCACGCCGATGACGCACGCGAACGTGAGGATGCGGAGGACGTCGACCTCGTACAGGTGCCGGGGCTTGCCGGACGCCGTGCGGGTCGGGGTCTGCACGCCGGGCGTGTCGGTGGCGGCGCTCACCGGGACTCGGTCATCGCTCGGACGCGGGCACGCTGCACCTTGCCGGTCGGTGCCCGCGGCAGGTCGGGGACGACGGAGATCTCGGCCGGACGACGGAACCGGGTCAGGGCGGACTCGGCCAGGGCGGTCAGGTCGGCGACGAGCCCGTCGATGTCGGCGTCCGCCTGCGGGATGACGTACGCCACCGGAACGGCACCGAGCACCTCGTCCGGCCGACCCACCACGACCGCTTCGAGCACGCGGGGATCGCGGAGCAGGACGTCCTCGACCTCGGACGGGTAGACCTTCTCACCGCCGCGGTTGATGACGTCGTCGGACCGCCCGGCGAGCGACACCCAGCCGTCGTCGGCGACGGACCCGAGGTCGCCGGTGGACAGCCAGCCGTCGGCGTCGAACCGGTCCGCCGCCCGGCCGCCCAGGTACGAGCGGACGATGCCCGGACCACGCACCCAGAGGGCACCGATCTCGCCGGCCGGCAGGAGGGCGCCGTCCTCGCCACGCACCTGGACCTCGGAGCCGACGGGCAGTCCGACGCTGCCCGGTCGGGCCGGTGCGTCGAGGGGCGTCGCGGTGATCTGGCTGGCACCCTCGGTCATGCCCCAGCTCACCACGAGCGGCAGGTCCCCGAGGGCGGCGCGCACCGGGTCCGGCAGCGGGGCGGAGGCGCTCCGGACGAACCGCAGCGACGCCGGCGGCTGCAGCGGTCCGGTCTTCGCCAGGACCGCCAGGACCGCCGGCACGGCGTTCAGCCAGGTCACCCGGCGGGCCGTGAGCAGTTCCCAGAACCCGGTCCGGCGGAACCGGCGGTCGAGCACCAGCGTCGCCCCGGCCACGAGCGTGGCGACGAGGCCCACCACCTCGGCGTTGACGTGGAACAGCGGCAGCGAGTTGAAGCCCCGGTCCTCGGCGGTCAGCCCGTTGTGCCGGGCGATCGCCTGCGCCACGAACCGGAGCTGCGACTCCGGCAGCTCGACGCCCTTCGGCGTCCCGGTGGACCCGGAGGTGAAGAGCACGACAGAGCCCTCGCCGGGGCCGTCGGTGGGCGCGTCCGGGACGTCGCCGTCGCGGACCCCGACCGGGAGGCCCGTGGCTGGGTCGACGCCGGCCGCGGGCGGTCCGGGGACGGTCGCGCCGGCACGGTCGACGCCAGGGGCCCCGGCGGTCCCGGCCGTTCCGGCTGTTCCGGCTGTTCCGGCTGGCGCACGGTCCGACACGACCATCGATGCGCCGCCGAGGAGCGCCGCGAGCCGTGCGGGTTCCGAGGGCGGCTGCCCGGTGTCGACCGGCACGGAGCGCCGCCCGGAGGCGATCGCGGTGAGGTGCACGACGGCGAAAGCGATCGGGTCCCCCACGTCGACCAGGACACCGCCGGAGGCCGGGACACCGATCGCGTCGAAGGTCCGGGACCACGCGGTGACGGCAGCGTCGAGACCGCCGTACGTCAGCGTCCGGTCGGAGCGGGCGTCCTCGAGGTAGACGTGGTCCGGGGTCTGCTCGGCACGCTGCCGGATGAGCGCCGCGAGGGTCGTCTCGTGGCCGGCGACCGGCGTGGGGTCGGGTGTGGGGTGTTCACCGTCGTGCTGCACCGACTCATCGTATTTCCGCTGGCTATGACCGTCCGGAGGGAACGGCCGGAGTCGGGAACCGGTGCAGCATCCACTGCCAGATCCGGAGCATCCGCGGGTCGCCGTGCTCGTCGAGCGGCGTCGAGTCCTTGATGATCCGCGAGTGCGCCCAGTGCGGGTTGCCCACCGGCAGGTCGGTGAGGATCGCGTGCGGGTCCGCGCCCGGTGGTGGGGGCTCGGTGTCGGTCCGCCACGGTCCGCCGGTTCCCGCCGAGCCGAGGGAGTTGCCCGAACCGAGGGTGCCGCTCGGGCCCTCGTCCCGTCGGTCGCCGTCGAGCCCCATCGCCGACCAGGAGCCGGTGATCCGCGGGCCGAACTCGTCGCGGACGTCGTCCAGTGCGTACATCCGGCTCACCGGGGTCTGGCCGGGGTGGTCCATCCACGCGGCGTGCACCGGACCGACCGACTCGACGGGCGACGAGAACATCAGCGCCCCGAGCACCGGCCGGATGTGGGCGATGTACGCGGCCTCCCCGCCGCCCTGCGAGTGCCCGGCGACGACGATGTCCTGCCACTGGATGTCCTCGTCGGAGTGCACGAACCGGCCCCAGCCGCCGGCGGGGTCGACGTCGTCCAGGTGCGCCACGGCGTCGCGGAAGCGTGACACGATCGAGCCCGCCGGGCTCACGTCGCTGAGTGCCGAACCCCGCGTGCCGTCGAACCGGTTCCGCTGGACCTGGCCGTAGCAGCGGGCGTCGGCCTCGCAGGTGCCAGACAGGGTCTTGCCGAGGTTCCAGTAGTCGAGCCCGAGCACGTGGTACCCGTCGTCGAGCGCCGTGGTGAGGAACCGCTGGTAGTCGGCCGGCTTCGCCCGGGTGGCCGGCAGGAACAGCAGCAGCGGACCGCTCGGCGAGGTCCGGGCGGCGAAGTCGTCACGGTTCGGGGCCAGGCGCTCCCCGTCGATCGCACCGAGCCGGAAGCGGTGGAACTCGCTGTGCGGCGCCTCACCGGGCTCCAGCGTGCGGTGGGGTTGCGCCGGCCGACCACCCTCTGCGACACGCTGCCCGCCGAGCACGTTCGCCCCGACGAGTGCGGCGAGGCCCATGGCGACCAGGACGATGACCGCGACGACGAGCAGCCGGTGGCGCGTCCTCATCGGACGAGTCGCGCCCAGACCTCGTCGGCCGAGCGGATCGTCTGCTCGAGGGTGCCGGTCGCGTCGACGACGTGGTCGGCGAGGGCGAGGCGGTCGGCGTCGGAGGCCTGCGCCGCCACCCGTCGCTCAGCGTCCTCCCGGCGCATCCCCCGGTGTTCGACGAGCCGCTCGATCCGCACCGCGGCGGGGGCGTCGACGACCACGACGGCGTCGAACCGGAGCGGCCGTGACCCCTCGGCCTCGGCGAGCAACGGCACGTCGTAGACGACGACGGCGTCCGGGTCGGCTGCCTCGGCGGCGTCGAAGCGCTGCTGTGCGAGGCGCCAGACCTCCGGGTGGGTGATGCCTTCGAGGGCCCTGCGTGCCTCCGGGTCGACGAAGACGACCGCACCGAGAGCGGGCCGGTCGAGACTGCCGTCCGGGGCGATCACCGCGTCACCGAAGCGCTCCCGGACCGCCTGCAGACCCGGGCTGCCCGGCGCCACGGCGTCGCGTGCGAGCCGGTCGGCGTCGACGACCACCGCGCCGTGTTCCGCGAACCGCGACGAGACGGTCGACTTGCCCGCGGCGATGCCGCCCGTGAGTCCGATGATGCGCACCCCGACAGCGTCGCACGGACTGCTCCACGAATGCTCCCAGCCGAGATCGCCGTCGCGGCGAGCCCTATGACGCCGAAGAGCCCGGCCCCGGTCGTCCCCTGGGGGACGATCAGGACCGGGCTCTCGGTCGATGCGACGGGTGATCAGCTCACCCGGTCACATCCGTTCAGCTGGTGCTGGTCGTTCAGCTGTTGCTGAGCTTCTCGCGCAGCGCTGCGAGGGACGCGTCGTCGGCGAGGGTGCCGGCTCCGGTTGCCTCGCTCGTGAACGTCGAAGCGGCGGCCGGGAGGTCGAAGCCACCCTGCGCCTCTTCGGTGAGGGACTTGGCGACCTGGGCCTTGTGGGCCTCCCAACGCGCCTGGGCGGCCGCGTACTGGCCCTCCCACTCGGTGCGCTGGGTGTCGTAGCCCTCGAGCCACTCGTTGGTCTCCGGGTCGAAGCCCTCGGGGTACTTGTAGTCACCCTTGTCGTCGTACTCGGTCGGCATGCCGTAGAGCGCCGGGTCGAACTCGGTGCTCTCCGGGTCGACGCCCTCGTTGGCCTGCTTGAGGCTGAGCGAGATGCGGCGACGGTCGAGGTCGATGTCGATGATCTTGACGAAGACCTCGTCGCCCACGGACACGACCTGCTCGGCGAGCTCGACGTGCTTGTTCGAGAGCTCCGAGATGTGCACCAGGCCCTCGATGCCGTCCGCGACGCGGACGAAGGCACCGAACGGCACGAGCTTCGTGACCTTGCCCGGCGCGATCTGACCGATCGCGTGGGTGCGGGCGAAGACCTGCCACGGGTCTTCCTGGGTGGCCTTGAGCGAGAGCGACACGCGCTCGCGGTCCAGGTCCACCTCGAGGATCTCGACGGTGACTTCCTGACCGACCTCGACGACCTCGCTGGCGTGCTCGATGTGCTTCCAGCTGAGCTCGGAGACGTGGACGAGACCGTCGACGCCGCCGAGGTCGACGAACGCACCGAAGTTGACGATCGACGAGACGACGCCCTTGCGGACCTGGCCCTTGTGGAGGTTGTTCAGGAAGGTGGTGCGCGACTCGGACTGCGTCTGCTCGAGCAGGGCGCGGCGCGAGAGGACCACGTTGTTGCGGTTCTTGTCGAGTTCGAGGATCTTCGCCTCGAGCTCCTGACCGAGGTACGGCGTCAGGTCGCGGACACGGCGCAGCTCGATGAGCGATGCCGGGAGGAAGCCGCGGAGACCGATGTCGACGATCAAACCGCCCTTGACGACCTCGATGACCGTGCCGGTCACGACGCCGTCGGACTCCTTGATCTTCTCGACGTCGCCCCATGCACGCTCGTACTGTGCACGCTTCTTCGACAGGATCAGGCGGCCTTCCTTGTCCTCCTTCTGGAGGACCAGGGCCTCGACCTCGTCACCGACGTTGACGACCTCGTTGGGGTCGACGTCGTGCTTGATCGAGAGCTCGCGCGAGGGGATGACACCCTCGGTCTTGTACCCGACGTC from Curtobacterium sp. MCLR17_032 encodes the following:
- the coaE gene encoding dephospho-CoA kinase, coding for MRIIGLTGGIAAGKSTVSSRFAEHGAVVVDADRLARDAVAPGSPGLQAVRERFGDAVIAPDGSLDRPALGAVVFVDPEARRALEGITHPEVWRLAQQRFDAAEAADPDAVVVYDVPLLAEAEGSRPLRFDAVVVVDAPAAVRIERLVEHRGMRREDAERRVAAQASDADRLALADHVVDATGTLEQTIRSADEVWARLVR
- a CDS encoding acyltransferase; its protein translation is MSAATDTPGVQTPTRTASGKPRHLYEVDVLRILTFACVIGVHTTSHTIAADDVPLNALLGLLHFTRLVFFSLTAFVLVYSWSLRPRPLTQFWPRRFLLVGVPYLAWSFVYVAASWLASSSTRGDVPALVTTAAEGIVTGTSWYHLYFLLVTMQVYLLLPVIIWLVRVTRRHHVTVLVVAFLLQLAVFAAYKYWPHSIDWLHGYQKQFFFSYVFFIVSGAVAADHADPFLRFIREHRRAVLWAFAGTGALTLGVWWLQVGLGQSLYAAGTPLQPVQVLWSTAVFVGFLAIGAAWADRRRAGSALARVVDYGSDRSFGIFLSHPFMIWVLLYGDSWLESAVPKPWLTLVTYVLVLVLSVAVTEAFRWTPLSVPLTGRPSRARRVRA
- a CDS encoding SDR family NAD(P)-dependent oxidoreductase produces the protein MWSDPGTGTGAGRRTVVVTGASAGLGYQAAQQLAAAGHRVVLATRNPEKAVAAERRIRSAVPDAVLEHVHLDLADLDSVRAAADTLATMGPVHAVLNNAGVVGSRERQSTAQGHELQIGTNHLGHFAWTGLVLPMLQATGGRIVHLGSISHRWATLDRHDPLGAGYYNGYRQYARSKLAVMLFGFELAQRLADAGSAVSSVVAHPGLALDSLTQAAGAQSRPQPSRSERSQSEPSRSDPSWIGPGQRLIAQGKDAGAVPLVHASVADDVRSGEYWGPDGWFQLRGRATVVPAEPRAHDRLEAARLWTASERASGVTFALDALD
- a CDS encoding AMP-binding protein; this translates as MQHDGEHPTPDPTPVAGHETTLAALIRQRAEQTPDHVYLEDARSDRTLTYGGLDAAVTAWSRTFDAIGVPASGGVLVDVGDPIAFAVVHLTAIASGRRSVPVDTGQPPSEPARLAALLGGASMVVSDRAPAGTAGTAGTAGTAGAPGVDRAGATVPGPPAAGVDPATGLPVGVRDGDVPDAPTDGPGEGSVVLFTSGSTGTPKGVELPESQLRFVAQAIARHNGLTAEDRGFNSLPLFHVNAEVVGLVATLVAGATLVLDRRFRRTGFWELLTARRVTWLNAVPAVLAVLAKTGPLQPPASLRFVRSASAPLPDPVRAALGDLPLVVSWGMTEGASQITATPLDAPARPGSVGLPVGSEVQVRGEDGALLPAGEIGALWVRGPGIVRSYLGGRAADRFDADGWLSTGDLGSVADDGWVSLAGRSDDVINRGGEKVYPSEVEDVLLRDPRVLEAVVVGRPDEVLGAVPVAYVIPQADADIDGLVADLTALAESALTRFRRPAEISVVPDLPRAPTGKVQRARVRAMTESR
- a CDS encoding MFS transporter codes for the protein MTTAPAAARATGTPFRGRIRGRVLLVLCCMYAISYIDRTNISTALPYITDEFGLSDTDAGFIVSAFALPYALLQVFGGTISERFGPRRALFVITVVWGVATLWTGLATGFWTLFAARLLLGLSEAAAFPSATQAMSRWIPRDRNGFAQGVVHSAARLGNALAPLVVAYFIAISGWRLAFFATAVLSVAWGITWFVLFRDRPEDARGITKAELAELPPVETRATRPPVPWRALARQVLPVSFVDFGYGWTLWVFLTWIPTFLSDQYDLEISAFAWFTTAVLLAGVVGDTVGGLLSDRIIHRGGDPRHARRLVLVIGLGGSLVCLLPLVVVGQSLTVATVSLALSFFFLELCNANLWAIPMDVAPQWSGTASGFMNTGFGVAGVVSPIVFGVLIDASGWQLPFGISCALLAGAAVVAWVMKPQRLTVTDGVLEVGVPAVERDATQ
- the rpsA gene encoding 30S ribosomal protein S1, which produces MTTTTTKAPKQVAINDIGSADDFLAEVEKTLKFFNDGDLISGTVVKIDRDEVLLDVGYKTEGVIPSRELSIKHDVDPNEVVNVGDEVEALVLQKEDKEGRLILSKKRAQYERAWGDVEKIKESDGVVTGTVIEVVKGGLIVDIGLRGFLPASLIELRRVRDLTPYLGQELEAKILELDKNRNNVVLSRRALLEQTQSESRTTFLNNLHKGQVRKGVVSSIVNFGAFVDLGGVDGLVHVSELSWKHIEHASEVVEVGQEVTVEILEVDLDRERVSLSLKATQEDPWQVFARTHAIGQIAPGKVTKLVPFGAFVRVADGIEGLVHISELSNKHVELAEQVVSVGDEVFVKIIDIDLDRRRISLSLKQANEGVDPESTEFDPALYGMPTEYDDKGDYKYPEGFDPETNEWLEGYDTQRTEWEGQYAAAQARWEAHKAQVAKSLTEEAQGGFDLPAAASTFTSEATGAGTLADDASLAALREKLSNS
- the uvrB gene encoding excinuclease ABC subunit UvrB, which gives rise to MGVAVEPTRAIRPFEVISEYMPSGDQPAAIAELAGRINAGETDVVLLGATGTGKSATTAWLIEQVQRPTLVLAHNKTLAAQLANEFRGLMPNNAIEYFVSYYDYYQPEAYVPQTDTFIEKDSSVNAEVERLRHSTTNSLLSRRDTVVVSTVSCIYGLGTPEQYMNASVALHIGQNISRDQLVRKFVSMQYQRNDVDFARGTFRVRGDTLEIIPMYEEHAIRIEMFGDEIEALSSLHPLTGNVIDDLPAVSIFPASHYVADTDVMHRAITSIKHELAERLAELEGQGKLLEAQRLRMRTTFDIEMMEQIGFCSGIENYSRHMEGRGPGEAPHCLIDYFPEDFLLVIDESHVTVPQIGAMYEGDASRKRTLVEHGFRLPSAMDNRPLKWEEFLDRVGQKVFLSATPGKYELGITDSVVEQIIRPTGLIDPEIIIKPSDGQIDDLLEEIKQRSEKNERVLVTTLTKRMAEELTDFLGNAGVRVRYLHSDVDTLKRVELLTELRQGVYDVLIGINLLREGLDLPEVSLVAILDADKEGFLRSSTSLIQTIGRAARNVSGQVLMYADKMTDSMKQAIEETDRRREKQVAYNLEHGIDPQPLRKKIADITEVLNRESDDTRELLERRGGGVRDGRRAPTPSLRREGIAGEGATQLEATIADLNDQMLQAAAELKFELAARLRDEVQDLKKALRQMESAGHVV